A stretch of the Bradyrhizobium arachidis genome encodes the following:
- a CDS encoding glycine C-acetyltransferase, protein MAPTLEGRIRELLSQIQAEGLYKHERMITGAQAGRIRVVSHSSERELVNLCANNYLGLADHPEIIAAAKRGLDEFGFGMASVRFICGTQTLHRELERTIARYLDKDDAILFVACFDANGGVFEPLLEADDAIISDSLNHASIIDGVRLCKARRYRFANGDMNELEDRLKEANRDGARFKLIATDGVFSMDGYVAKLPAICALAERYGAAVMVDDCHATGHIGEAGRGTPTLTGTSGQVDIVTGTLGKSLGGAMGGFVAASQPIVDLLRQRARPYLFSNSLAPAVAAGSIKAIQIAETADDRRQLLAAHTRRFRSGLEKAGFELLAGETPIIPVMLHDARLAQDMAAALDERGIYVAAFFYPVVPKGKARIRTQMSAALTEEDVELAVEAFADAGKALGVI, encoded by the coding sequence ATGGCGCCGACCCTAGAAGGCCGAATTCGCGAGCTTCTTTCGCAGATCCAAGCGGAGGGCCTCTACAAGCACGAGCGGATGATCACTGGCGCGCAGGCGGGCCGCATCCGCGTCGTTTCGCACTCGTCCGAGCGTGAACTCGTCAATCTTTGCGCCAACAACTATCTGGGCCTCGCCGATCATCCCGAAATCATCGCAGCCGCAAAGCGAGGTCTGGATGAGTTCGGGTTTGGCATGGCATCCGTGCGCTTCATCTGCGGTACGCAAACCCTGCACCGCGAACTCGAGCGCACGATCGCTCGCTATCTGGACAAGGATGACGCCATCCTGTTCGTGGCCTGCTTCGATGCCAATGGCGGGGTCTTCGAGCCGCTTCTGGAGGCCGACGACGCCATCATTTCTGATTCTCTCAATCACGCTTCGATTATCGACGGCGTGCGCCTTTGCAAGGCGAGGCGATACCGCTTCGCCAACGGCGACATGAACGAGCTCGAGGATCGGCTCAAGGAGGCGAACAGGGACGGAGCCCGGTTCAAATTGATCGCCACAGACGGCGTGTTCTCGATGGACGGATACGTGGCCAAGCTCCCCGCCATTTGCGCCTTGGCCGAGAGGTACGGCGCCGCCGTCATGGTCGATGACTGCCATGCCACCGGTCATATCGGCGAAGCCGGCCGCGGCACGCCGACGCTGACAGGCACAAGCGGGCAGGTCGATATCGTCACGGGAACGCTCGGCAAGAGCCTGGGTGGCGCGATGGGCGGCTTTGTTGCGGCGTCGCAACCCATTGTTGATCTGCTTCGACAGCGAGCGCGTCCATATCTCTTCTCCAACAGCCTCGCTCCGGCAGTGGCTGCGGGATCGATTAAGGCGATCCAGATCGCGGAAACAGCCGATGACCGGCGGCAGCTTCTTGCTGCGCATACGCGGCGCTTCCGGTCGGGCTTGGAGAAGGCTGGATTCGAACTCCTTGCGGGAGAGACGCCAATCATTCCAGTCATGCTGCACGACGCGCGCTTGGCGCAGGACATGGCAGCCGCGCTGGATGAGCGCGGCATCTACGTCGCCGCGTTCTTCTATCCCGTCGTCCCCAAAGGAAAGGCGCGGATCAGGACACAGATGTCCGCCGCCCTGACCGAAGAGGACGTTGAACTGGCCGTCGAGGCCTTCGCCGACGCGGGCAAAGCGCTTGGCGTGATTTGA
- the tdh gene encoding L-threonine 3-dehydrogenase, producing MKALVKAAAEPGLWLGERGIPQIGPDDVLIKINKTGICGTDIHIYAWDEWAQRTVPVPMVVGHEYAGEIAEVGANVTKFAIGQRVSGEGHVVGMSSRAARGGRFHLDPETKGIGVNIPGAFAEYLRLPAFNVVPLPDAIDDEIGAILDPLGNAVHTALSFDLVGEDVLITGAGPIGIMSAAVARHVGARHVVITDVNPRRLALASDVADVVPVDVTREDLRSVTQRLGMKEGFDVGLEMSGAPAAFDQLVENLVMGGKIAMLGIPARPATVDWTKLVFKMLTVKGIYGREMFETWHKMLAMLESGLDIRKIITHRLPAAEFKTGFEIMRSGNCGKIVLDWKA from the coding sequence ATGAAAGCTCTTGTCAAAGCAGCCGCCGAACCCGGGCTCTGGCTCGGTGAACGGGGAATCCCGCAGATCGGGCCGGATGACGTTCTCATCAAGATCAACAAGACCGGGATCTGCGGCACGGATATCCATATCTACGCTTGGGATGAGTGGGCGCAACGGACCGTCCCCGTCCCGATGGTCGTCGGTCACGAGTATGCAGGCGAGATCGCCGAAGTCGGCGCGAACGTCACGAAATTCGCGATTGGGCAGCGCGTTTCGGGTGAGGGCCATGTTGTCGGCATGAGCAGCCGCGCTGCGCGGGGAGGGCGGTTTCACCTGGATCCTGAAACCAAGGGCATCGGTGTCAATATTCCCGGAGCTTTTGCCGAATATTTGCGTTTGCCCGCCTTTAATGTCGTGCCGCTGCCTGACGCCATCGACGACGAGATCGGGGCCATCCTCGATCCGCTCGGCAACGCCGTCCACACCGCGTTGTCGTTCGACCTCGTGGGTGAGGATGTGCTCATCACCGGGGCAGGTCCCATTGGCATCATGAGCGCTGCAGTTGCCCGACATGTCGGTGCGCGGCACGTCGTGATCACCGATGTCAATCCGCGCCGCTTGGCATTGGCTTCGGATGTTGCTGACGTTGTTCCCGTCGACGTGACAAGGGAAGATCTTCGGTCTGTGACGCAGCGGCTGGGCATGAAGGAAGGCTTCGATGTGGGGCTCGAGATGAGTGGTGCTCCCGCTGCCTTCGATCAATTGGTCGAAAATCTGGTGATGGGCGGCAAGATTGCCATGCTCGGCATCCCCGCTCGGCCCGCGACAGTCGACTGGACCAAGCTTGTCTTCAAGATGCTTACCGTCAAGGGCATCTACGGTCGAGAGATGTTCGAGACCTGGCACAAGATGCTCGCAATGCTCGAAAGCGGTCTCGACATCCGAAAGATCATCACCCACCGCCTGCCTGCCGCGGAGTTCAAGACCGGATTTGAGATCATGCGGAGTGGCAATTGCGGCAAGATCGTTCTGGACTGGAAAGCGTGA
- a CDS encoding GNAT family N-acetyltransferase produces MMTTAAHQAAARDNEPAVLVPFARAHLEGALKLSQEMSWPYRIEDWDVALHLGHGFVLQHDGVVIGTAAWWPYGETHASAGMIIVAKAAQGRGYGAQLMDALLTSARPRTVALNSTAEGIMLYRRRGFVPIGVIHQHQGIPSEDCGAQRSSLVRSMAASDFEAIARLDREATGLERRRMLDRLVQSGDGYILQRDGTARGYAISRLFGRGHVIGPVVAESPAEARALIEAALARLGSVFVRIDTSATSQLGEWLEGIGLEQVGDATTMILGTPAPSSGPARVFAIPNQSFG; encoded by the coding sequence ATGATGACGACCGCAGCTCACCAGGCCGCAGCACGCGACAATGAGCCCGCGGTGCTGGTTCCTTTCGCCAGAGCGCATCTGGAAGGCGCCCTGAAGCTCTCCCAAGAGATGTCCTGGCCGTATCGGATCGAGGATTGGGATGTCGCGCTGCACTTGGGCCATGGCTTTGTTCTGCAGCACGACGGAGTGGTGATTGGGACGGCGGCGTGGTGGCCGTACGGCGAGACTCACGCTTCCGCCGGGATGATCATCGTCGCAAAGGCTGCCCAGGGCCGCGGCTATGGGGCCCAGCTCATGGATGCCTTGCTGACGTCCGCGCGCCCACGAACCGTTGCACTGAATTCGACGGCCGAAGGCATCATGCTTTACCGGCGCCGCGGCTTCGTGCCGATCGGGGTCATCCACCAGCATCAGGGAATTCCAAGCGAGGACTGCGGGGCACAGCGATCGAGCCTCGTCAGGTCAATGGCTGCATCGGACTTCGAGGCAATCGCGCGGCTCGATCGCGAGGCTACGGGTCTGGAGAGGCGGCGGATGCTGGATCGGCTCGTCCAGAGCGGTGATGGCTATATCCTGCAGCGTGACGGCACAGCCCGCGGCTACGCCATCTCTCGTCTTTTCGGCCGCGGGCACGTCATCGGGCCTGTCGTAGCCGAAAGCCCGGCCGAAGCACGCGCGCTGATCGAGGCTGCGCTCGCACGCCTCGGCAGTGTTTTTGTCCGCATCGACACTTCTGCAACGTCGCAACTCGGGGAGTGGCTTGAAGGCATCGGCCTCGAGCAGGTCGGCGATGCCACCACCATGATCTTGGGAACGCCGGCACCATCGAGCGGACCTGCGCGCGTCTTTGCGATACCCAACCAGTCTTTCGGCTAG
- a CDS encoding alanine racemase: MSGTDHQNGEAAATIGTLATPALLLDKNRLDCNLARLSSRMAEQGVVLRPHMKTAKSIDVAQRAYPSGAGPITVSTLAEAEYFAQHGFRDITYAVGLAPHTAARAMRLRKAGIDIKVLLDSPEQAAMLGAAGRAAGVIPSAFIEIDCDSHRGGLTGTDPKLLVVATALAEAGVKLTGVLTHAGESYSLSMPAALVAAAENERTVAVAAATTLRAAGHECPVVSVGSTPTAHFADDLTGVTEMRAGVYMFFDLVMHGVGVCTTDDIAISVLATVIGTKPEKGWILVDAGWMALSRDRGTAAQRVDQGYGLVCDVAGKIYPDLIVSQASQEHGILAIRPGSAHALPNLPIGAKVRIVPNHACATAAQHELYNVVSASSDAIHARWPRMRGW, encoded by the coding sequence ATGAGCGGGACGGATCACCAGAACGGCGAGGCGGCCGCAACGATCGGCACATTGGCAACGCCGGCCCTGCTGCTCGACAAGAATCGGCTCGATTGCAATCTCGCCCGTCTGTCCTCCCGCATGGCCGAGCAGGGCGTCGTGCTGCGTCCTCATATGAAGACGGCGAAATCCATTGACGTCGCCCAACGCGCCTATCCATCGGGGGCGGGACCAATCACTGTCTCAACCCTGGCGGAGGCGGAGTACTTCGCGCAGCATGGCTTCCGGGACATCACCTATGCCGTGGGACTTGCACCTCACACCGCCGCGAGGGCGATGCGCCTGAGGAAAGCGGGCATCGATATCAAGGTGCTGCTGGATTCGCCTGAGCAGGCCGCCATGCTTGGCGCGGCTGGTCGTGCCGCTGGTGTGATACCGTCCGCCTTCATCGAGATCGACTGCGACAGTCATCGCGGCGGGCTGACCGGGACCGATCCCAAGCTCCTGGTCGTCGCGACAGCCCTGGCCGAGGCCGGCGTCAAGCTTACCGGCGTTCTCACCCATGCCGGCGAATCCTACAGCCTCAGTATGCCGGCGGCCCTTGTCGCAGCTGCGGAGAACGAACGCACCGTGGCCGTCGCCGCCGCAACGACATTGCGTGCGGCCGGCCATGAATGTCCTGTCGTCAGCGTCGGCTCGACGCCGACCGCACATTTCGCCGATGATCTGACCGGCGTCACGGAAATGCGCGCCGGCGTCTACATGTTCTTCGATCTGGTCATGCACGGCGTCGGTGTCTGCACGACCGACGACATCGCCATCTCGGTGCTCGCCACCGTGATCGGCACGAAACCCGAGAAGGGCTGGATTTTGGTCGACGCAGGGTGGATGGCGCTGTCGCGCGATCGCGGCACCGCGGCGCAGCGGGTCGACCAGGGATACGGTCTGGTCTGCGACGTGGCCGGCAAGATCTATCCCGACCTGATCGTCTCTCAAGCAAGCCAGGAGCACGGGATCCTCGCCATCAGGCCCGGGTCGGCGCACGCTTTGCCCAATCTTCCGATCGGCGCGAAGGTCAGGATTGTCCCCAATCACGCCTGTGCGACGGCGGCGCAACACGAGTTGTACAACGTCGTCTCCGCCAGCAGCGACGCGATTCACGCCCGATGGCCCCGGATGCGCGGCTGGTAG
- a CDS encoding aldehyde dehydrogenase family protein, translating into MTSPLRHLTEAGFLGKFYIDGEWRKPIGSVAAAATVVNPATEQPIADVALGDDDDVDCAIAAARRAFAGWSMTSPADRAALLDRVHGLLLQRLELFAQALTAEMGAAITYARRAQVPLAAEHIRVARDNLANYPFITARGSTAILREAIGVCGLITPWNWPLYQITAKVGPAIAAGCTVVLKPSELSPLSALLFAEVMDDAGCPPGVFNLVNGTGPIVGARLASHPQVDMISITGSTRAGVLVAQAAAPTVKRVAQELGGKSPNIILPDADLSRAAPLGVGAAFRNLGQSCSAPTRMLVSRSQLKEVEILAAAAASELVVGDPLAEGTTHGPIANRPQFERIQTMIGVGLEEGAKLVIGGPGRLADLPIGLYARPTIFSNVRRDMRIAQEEIFGPVLSIIPYDTVEEAIEIANDTVYGLGAHVQGTDLDTVRAVAGRIQSGQVHLNHPDWDPNAPFGGYKRSGNGREYGPEGMEEYLETKAVLGFYR; encoded by the coding sequence ATGACTTCCCCCCTTCGACATCTGACGGAAGCCGGCTTCCTCGGAAAATTCTACATCGACGGAGAATGGCGGAAGCCAATCGGATCAGTCGCGGCAGCAGCAACCGTCGTCAATCCGGCGACGGAGCAGCCGATCGCTGACGTCGCGCTCGGCGATGACGATGACGTGGACTGCGCCATAGCAGCTGCCAGACGAGCCTTCGCCGGCTGGTCCATGACATCGCCTGCTGACAGAGCGGCGCTGCTCGACAGGGTTCACGGCTTGCTTCTCCAGCGGCTGGAGTTGTTCGCGCAGGCGCTCACGGCCGAGATGGGAGCTGCCATCACCTATGCGCGCCGAGCCCAGGTGCCGCTGGCCGCCGAACATATCCGTGTCGCCCGGGATAATCTCGCGAATTATCCCTTCATCACGGCGCGCGGCAGCACCGCGATCTTACGCGAGGCGATCGGCGTGTGCGGCCTCATCACGCCGTGGAACTGGCCACTTTATCAGATCACAGCCAAGGTCGGCCCGGCGATCGCAGCCGGCTGCACTGTGGTGTTGAAACCGAGCGAATTATCGCCGCTGAGCGCCTTGCTATTTGCTGAGGTAATGGATGATGCCGGTTGTCCGCCCGGCGTCTTCAACCTAGTCAATGGAACAGGTCCGATCGTGGGCGCTCGTCTGGCGTCGCATCCGCAGGTGGACATGATCTCGATCACCGGCTCGACGCGGGCCGGCGTTCTCGTCGCGCAGGCTGCGGCGCCCACCGTTAAGCGCGTTGCCCAGGAGCTCGGCGGCAAGTCGCCGAACATCATTTTGCCGGATGCCGATCTGAGCCGCGCCGCTCCGCTCGGCGTCGGCGCAGCCTTCCGCAATCTCGGCCAATCCTGCAGCGCACCGACACGTATGCTTGTGTCCCGCTCACAGTTGAAGGAGGTCGAGATTCTGGCGGCGGCCGCCGCTTCTGAATTGGTGGTCGGCGATCCCCTTGCGGAAGGCACGACCCATGGCCCGATCGCCAACCGGCCGCAGTTCGAGCGCATCCAGACCATGATCGGCGTCGGACTGGAGGAAGGAGCCAAGCTTGTCATCGGCGGGCCAGGGCGGCTCGCCGATCTTCCGATCGGCCTCTATGCGCGGCCGACGATCTTCTCCAACGTCCGTCGCGACATGAGGATCGCGCAGGAGGAGATCTTCGGCCCGGTGCTGTCGATCATTCCCTACGACACCGTGGAGGAGGCGATCGAGATCGCCAACGACACGGTCTACGGTCTCGGCGCCCATGTACAAGGCACTGATCTGGATACGGTGCGGGCCGTCGCCGGGCGGATCCAGTCGGGTCAAGTGCATCTCAACCATCCCGACTGGGACCCCAATGCACCTTTCGGCGGATACAAGCGGTCCGGCAACGGTCGGGAATACGGCCCGGAGGGCATGGAGGAATATCTGGAGACCAAGGCCGTCCTCGGATTTTACCGATGA
- a CDS encoding ornithine cyclodeaminase family protein gives MVKFISESESTRLISHESAFEAVRKALIAAASTEAKVFPAVIAHASYRQNTFSLKSGSTPDLAGFKVGSFWPDNPAKGRPRHSSTIFLIDQDSGRIGALVEASAVNAYRTAAADAVAAETLARPESETLAIFGAGNQALFECCALARILPLKRLHIVARNRDKANAFATNLLSCGLKLDIRISMAEEACREADIIVTATPSRVPLFDPEWVRPGTHIAGMGSDARGKQELPSELFERAKLFCDLPEQSIQIGEFQHVREKIERGELVLNAIGALLEGRCSGRIARDDITIFDSSGIALQDLYIGQFLLSTSKVPTNS, from the coding sequence GTGGTGAAATTCATCTCCGAAAGCGAATCCACCCGTCTCATCTCGCATGAGTCGGCGTTCGAGGCCGTAAGGAAGGCGCTCATCGCGGCAGCTTCGACCGAAGCGAAGGTATTTCCTGCTGTCATCGCACATGCCTCCTATCGCCAGAACACCTTTTCACTTAAGTCGGGCTCGACGCCCGACTTGGCCGGCTTCAAGGTCGGCTCGTTCTGGCCCGACAACCCTGCCAAAGGCCGTCCGCGCCATAGCTCGACGATCTTCCTGATCGATCAGGATAGCGGACGGATCGGTGCGCTGGTGGAGGCTTCGGCCGTTAATGCCTATCGAACGGCTGCGGCCGACGCCGTGGCGGCGGAAACGCTCGCGCGACCGGAGTCCGAGACATTGGCCATCTTCGGAGCTGGAAACCAGGCATTGTTCGAATGCTGTGCCCTCGCACGAATCCTTCCGCTGAAGCGCTTACATATCGTCGCGCGCAATCGCGATAAAGCCAATGCCTTCGCGACCAACCTGTTGTCGTGTGGTTTGAAACTCGACATTCGTATCTCGATGGCGGAAGAGGCGTGTCGGGAGGCAGACATCATTGTTACAGCGACGCCGTCTCGCGTCCCGCTGTTCGACCCGGAATGGGTTCGTCCGGGCACGCACATCGCCGGCATGGGATCCGATGCACGCGGGAAACAGGAGTTGCCGAGCGAGCTCTTCGAGCGTGCGAAGCTGTTTTGCGATCTACCGGAGCAATCGATTCAGATCGGGGAATTTCAGCATGTTCGCGAAAAGATCGAACGCGGCGAATTGGTTTTGAACGCAATCGGCGCGCTGCTCGAAGGGCGCTGTTCGGGCAGGATCGCGCGGGACGATATCACCATTTTCGATAGCTCCGGCATTGCCCTCCAGGATCTGTACATCGGCCAATTCCTGCTTTCGACGAGCAAGGTACCGACGAACTCTTGA
- a CDS encoding MOSC domain-containing protein, with product MNGKVAELWRYPVSSMAGEQLAVARVEAGGIAGDRIWGVLDEATGRIASPGREKQFIGVPRAHAKIADGGVAVSVDGRSWAGPDDASMQEALSTTFGFKPMLKPFDPIGSGGFRPRYEHAPIHLLTTAALRSLSRELPDSVIDTRRFRPNILVDWPDEDHTMPEKDWIGREIRIGEVVLRGKRPCGRCGFITIEQDRLPVDVEILRTVVQRHGRDFGIYCDVVFPGHLTTDARVAVA from the coding sequence ATGAACGGTAAGGTCGCAGAACTCTGGCGCTATCCGGTGAGCTCCATGGCTGGCGAACAGCTCGCCGTGGCTCGAGTCGAGGCAGGCGGCATTGCCGGCGACCGGATCTGGGGAGTGCTCGATGAAGCGACCGGCCGCATCGCATCCCCCGGGCGGGAAAAGCAGTTCATCGGCGTGCCACGCGCACATGCCAAGATCGCCGATGGCGGCGTCGCCGTTTCGGTCGATGGCAGGAGTTGGGCTGGACCGGACGACGCCTCGATGCAGGAAGCCTTGTCGACGACCTTCGGCTTCAAGCCAATGCTGAAGCCTTTCGACCCGATCGGATCCGGCGGTTTCCGCCCCCGCTACGAGCACGCTCCGATCCATCTCTTGACCACGGCTGCACTGCGCAGCCTTAGCCGAGAGTTGCCCGACAGCGTCATCGACACGCGCCGCTTCCGTCCGAACATTCTTGTCGACTGGCCGGACGAGGACCATACGATGCCTGAAAAAGACTGGATCGGCCGGGAGATCAGGATCGGAGAAGTCGTGTTGCGGGGCAAGAGGCCCTGCGGACGCTGTGGTTTCATCACGATCGAGCAGGATCGTTTGCCGGTAGACGTCGAAATCCTGCGTACAGTGGTCCAGCGTCACGGTCGTGATTTCGGGATTTATTGCGACGTCGTCTTTCCTGGGCACCTAACAACCGATGCTAGGGTCGCCGTTGCGTAG
- a CDS encoding haloacid dehalogenase type II, with protein MGRFRPKYVTFDCHGTLINFQMAEAARDLFGHLLDRPRLDEFIRNFQAYRIDEVLQDWKPYADVVHNALERACRRNNIPFRAGEAETIYNRIPTWGPHPDVPDGLAQLAREIPLVILSNSMKVQIPSNVAKLGAPFHAVYTAEEAGAYKPHFKAFEYMFDMLGCGPEDVTHVSSSFRHDLMSAYDLGIKSKVWVNRRHEPANPYYEYAEIGDVTLLPGVFGL; from the coding sequence ATGGGGCGCTTCCGGCCGAAATACGTGACGTTTGATTGCCACGGCACACTGATCAATTTCCAAATGGCGGAAGCCGCACGGGATCTGTTCGGACATCTTCTGGACAGACCGCGCTTGGACGAATTCATCAGAAACTTCCAAGCCTACCGTATCGACGAGGTGTTGCAGGACTGGAAGCCCTATGCCGATGTCGTTCACAACGCACTGGAGCGCGCCTGCCGCCGCAACAACATCCCGTTCCGCGCCGGAGAGGCCGAAACGATCTATAACCGCATTCCGACTTGGGGACCGCATCCGGACGTACCCGATGGCTTAGCCCAGCTCGCCAGGGAAATTCCGTTGGTCATCCTTTCGAACTCGATGAAGGTTCAAATTCCGTCGAACGTGGCAAAGCTCGGCGCGCCGTTTCATGCGGTCTACACTGCTGAAGAGGCGGGGGCCTATAAGCCGCACTTCAAGGCGTTCGAATATATGTTCGACATGCTGGGATGCGGCCCAGAGGACGTAACGCACGTTTCCTCGTCTTTCCGCCACGACCTGATGTCTGCCTATGATCTGGGTATCAAGAGCAAAGTCTGGGTCAATCGCCGCCACGAGCCGGCCAACCCCTACTACGAGTACGCCGAAATCGGCGATGTGACGCTGCTACCAGGCGTTTTCGGGCTCTGA
- a CDS encoding phosphotransferase enzyme family protein, with translation MIATVHHLSCASASTETYFRAAAAVLAMHSDSSGPDMSASLLKRHYGVTGSIATLSSEVERTVEVGIPDGGRCILKTSTRPEAVDSFRFQTSAMAGLRGAAGFVAPAVLRTSSGALMFEEEGICGYMQTRIEGIPLHQVVPTPELLFRTGRALARLDLALAQVNVLAAHRPVLWHVGCWSRLMELEQYLPSRSVADSVRAAMAEYLEFVEPQISNVVWQVTHNDPSPFNMIVTGQGLGFIDFGDGCWSPRIQDLAIAASHLVSDSTLPLGGAEHLIAGYASVISLSELEVRLLVGLMRARQSALILVNYWRAHLFPADAQYIKKNVARAEHGLSILACLDVTSAEATVLAAVSSSLP, from the coding sequence GTGATTGCAACCGTCCACCATCTTTCTTGCGCGTCAGCGTCAACCGAAACCTATTTTCGCGCGGCCGCCGCGGTCCTGGCCATGCACTCCGACTCCTCCGGACCTGATATGTCGGCGTCACTGCTGAAGCGTCACTACGGAGTGACTGGATCAATCGCGACGTTGTCCTCTGAGGTCGAGCGCACCGTTGAAGTCGGCATCCCGGACGGCGGGCGGTGCATCCTGAAGACGTCGACCAGACCGGAGGCGGTCGACAGCTTTCGTTTTCAGACCTCGGCCATGGCAGGCTTGCGGGGTGCGGCAGGCTTCGTTGCACCCGCAGTGCTGCGCACGAGCAGCGGCGCATTGATGTTTGAGGAAGAGGGGATATGCGGGTACATGCAGACCCGGATCGAGGGCATTCCGCTGCACCAGGTGGTGCCCACTCCCGAGCTGCTTTTTCGTACTGGCCGCGCCCTCGCTCGGCTTGATTTAGCGCTTGCGCAAGTCAACGTGCTTGCAGCCCATCGGCCCGTTCTTTGGCATGTCGGGTGCTGGTCGCGGCTGATGGAACTGGAGCAGTACCTACCAAGCCGGAGCGTTGCCGATAGCGTTCGCGCCGCCATGGCGGAGTATCTGGAGTTTGTTGAGCCGCAAATCTCGAACGTCGTCTGGCAGGTCACTCACAACGATCCCAGCCCGTTCAATATGATTGTGACTGGCCAGGGACTGGGCTTCATCGATTTTGGTGATGGCTGCTGGAGCCCCAGGATCCAGGATCTGGCGATTGCAGCAAGCCACCTCGTATCAGACTCGACGCTTCCTCTGGGGGGCGCCGAACACCTCATTGCCGGCTACGCCTCTGTCATCTCGCTTTCAGAGCTGGAAGTAAGACTCCTCGTCGGACTGATGCGGGCGCGACAAAGCGCGTTGATCCTGGTCAATTACTGGCGCGCCCACCTTTTCCCGGCCGACGCTCAATACATCAAAAAGAATGTCGCGCGTGCTGAGCACGGCCTTTCGATCCTCGCGTGTCTTGATGTCACCTCGGCCGAGGCAACAGTCCTAGCGGCTGTGTCGTCGTCCTTGCCGTAA
- a CDS encoding aspartate aminotransferase family protein, with amino-acid sequence MSTDLMPNRYRPGESELPTRESELIARREKVLGASYRLQYRRPVHFVRGEGMWLYDPDGRAYLDFYNNVPCLGHCHPEVNAAMAEQAGRISANTRYLEPKLIGYAERLVDTFPNELDRVVFTCTGSESNDLALRIARCASGNEGVIVSSYAYHGTSATTAAVSPNLGDAVKLSPFVRIVSLPGPAGVPAAQAAEFFETQIRSAIMDLNRRGMGVAALLIDSIFSSDGVWVDPPGFIASGAAAVQEAGGLVIADEVQPGFGRTGAHMWGFERHGIVPDLVTLGKPMGNGFPIGAVVGRRAPMERFGSTSRYSNTFAGNTVGIATADAVLKILQRDQIPQKALAMSRRLRDGLEKLAKHRHEVHAIRNAGLFFGVDLGAEGTPAAGRRAMALGLVNAMRDDGVLISTTGANEDTLKVRPPLVCQAEHVDLFLATMERALTKIAG; translated from the coding sequence ATGTCCACAGATCTCATGCCCAATCGCTACAGGCCCGGCGAATCCGAGCTTCCAACGCGCGAATCAGAACTGATTGCTCGCCGTGAAAAAGTTCTGGGGGCTTCTTATCGGCTCCAGTACCGCCGGCCCGTGCACTTCGTCCGCGGTGAAGGCATGTGGCTCTACGATCCTGACGGACGGGCCTATCTTGATTTCTACAATAACGTGCCGTGTCTCGGTCACTGCCATCCTGAAGTGAACGCGGCGATGGCGGAGCAGGCGGGCCGAATAAGCGCCAACACGCGCTATCTTGAGCCAAAGCTTATCGGCTATGCCGAGCGGCTGGTCGACACGTTCCCAAACGAGCTCGACAGGGTGGTCTTTACCTGCACGGGGAGTGAATCCAACGATCTGGCCCTGCGTATTGCGCGATGTGCAAGCGGCAACGAAGGCGTGATCGTATCCAGCTATGCCTATCACGGCACCAGCGCGACTACTGCCGCGGTTTCCCCGAACCTGGGTGACGCAGTCAAGCTCAGCCCGTTCGTGCGCATAGTATCCCTGCCCGGGCCAGCGGGTGTGCCGGCAGCCCAGGCTGCGGAGTTTTTCGAGACACAGATTCGTTCAGCCATTATGGATCTCAACCGTCGTGGCATGGGTGTTGCGGCCCTGCTCATCGACAGTATTTTTTCCAGCGACGGCGTATGGGTGGATCCTCCTGGCTTCATCGCGAGCGGAGCTGCGGCGGTGCAGGAGGCAGGTGGTCTCGTTATTGCCGACGAAGTTCAACCGGGCTTCGGACGAACTGGCGCTCATATGTGGGGCTTCGAGCGCCATGGGATCGTTCCAGATCTTGTTACCCTCGGCAAGCCGATGGGCAATGGATTTCCGATTGGCGCCGTCGTCGGCCGCAGAGCACCGATGGAGCGATTTGGTTCTACCTCTCGCTACTCGAACACATTCGCGGGAAACACAGTCGGAATTGCGACAGCGGACGCTGTGTTAAAGATCCTGCAGCGCGACCAAATCCCGCAAAAGGCGCTTGCGATGAGCCGGCGCCTCCGAGACGGGCTGGAGAAGCTCGCAAAGCATCGTCATGAGGTTCACGCGATCCGAAACGCCGGTCTCTTCTTTGGCGTCGACTTAGGGGCCGAGGGAACCCCGGCGGCAGGCCGCCGTGCGATGGCTTTGGGCCTGGTCAACGCAATGCGCGATGATGGCGTGCTTATCAGCACGACCGGGGCCAATGAAGATACACTCAAAGTGCGCCCACCGCTCGTTTGCCAAGCCGAGCATGTTGACCTCTTCCTAGCAACCATGGAGCGGGCGCTCACTAAGATCGCAGGCTAG